In bacterium, one genomic interval encodes:
- a CDS encoding ABC transporter ATP-binding protein has translation MSQDLFEDQKLTPEEQAISSRKAFVGLLPLLRDHRRQLFFAFALLVAATLLGLAWPILLKHAFDVNIATGDYPGLIWTTLAIAAMQGMTLYLQYVQRIKLEIIGQDVMFELKQRLFGHTLGLDVSFFDRHPVGRLMARVESDTESLRMMFTTAAVALVGDLLLIVGTFAVMFYYSWRLTLILVCIVPIAAVLMYIFYKVTTPRFLEVRKKMAEITATLTEFMHGMPIIQIFNREQYAREKLNAVNAEKFKNDSFAEIGVVVFFNLVAFTQYLAIGLVLLFGIGWSREGLLTVGTLPMFIILIWRAYEPIFRSSEQLATIQKAIAGAKRIFALLQSESKLKEPLRPVAWSRLQQGIAFENVSFSYTNDENYALKNATFEIPVGKRVALAGVTGGGKSTVINLLLRYYDPQQGRITVDGIDIREISQDDLRKRFALVLQDIILFPGDVRSNIALDGVAYLDGQVESAALTVDADRFIRRLPKGYGTEVSEKGSNFSRGERQLLSFARALVVNPDVLILDEATSSVDPETERTIQGSLKKLMTGRTSLIIAHRLSTILDVDQILVIRRGEIVERGTHAELILQDGYYSRLFHLQFKPRNGVTSHV, from the coding sequence ATGAGTCAGGATTTATTCGAAGATCAGAAACTGACGCCCGAAGAACAGGCGATCAGCAGCCGAAAGGCGTTTGTGGGACTGCTCCCGCTCCTGCGGGATCATCGGCGCCAGCTCTTCTTTGCATTTGCGTTGCTGGTCGCGGCCACCTTGCTGGGCTTGGCCTGGCCGATCCTGCTTAAGCATGCTTTTGATGTCAATATTGCGACAGGTGATTACCCGGGCCTGATCTGGACCACTCTGGCGATAGCCGCGATGCAGGGAATGACCCTTTATCTCCAATATGTCCAGCGAATCAAACTGGAGATAATCGGTCAGGATGTGATGTTCGAACTGAAGCAGCGGCTGTTCGGTCACACGTTGGGGCTGGATGTGTCGTTTTTCGACCGTCATCCGGTCGGACGACTGATGGCCCGAGTTGAGTCCGATACGGAATCGCTGCGGATGATGTTCACCACCGCGGCGGTGGCGCTGGTCGGTGACTTGCTGCTGATAGTCGGGACGTTTGCCGTCATGTTCTACTATAGCTGGCGGCTGACCTTGATCCTGGTCTGTATCGTACCGATCGCCGCGGTGCTCATGTATATCTTCTATAAGGTCACCACACCCCGATTCCTGGAAGTCCGGAAGAAGATGGCCGAGATCACGGCGACCCTGACCGAGTTCATGCACGGGATGCCGATCATCCAGATCTTCAATCGCGAACAGTATGCGCGCGAGAAGCTCAATGCGGTGAATGCGGAGAAGTTCAAGAACGACTCGTTCGCCGAGATAGGCGTGGTGGTCTTTTTCAACCTGGTTGCTTTCACTCAGTACCTGGCGATCGGCCTGGTGCTGCTGTTCGGGATCGGCTGGTCGCGAGAGGGATTGCTGACAGTCGGGACGCTGCCAATGTTCATTATCCTGATCTGGCGCGCTTACGAACCGATCTTCCGCTCTTCGGAGCAATTGGCGACCATTCAGAAAGCGATCGCCGGAGCAAAGCGGATCTTTGCGCTGCTGCAATCCGAATCGAAACTGAAGGAGCCGTTGCGGCCGGTTGCCTGGAGCAGACTCCAGCAGGGAATCGCCTTTGAGAACGTCTCCTTCTCGTATACCAATGACGAGAATTACGCTCTTAAGAATGCCACGTTTGAGATCCCGGTCGGCAAGCGTGTGGCGCTCGCCGGTGTGACAGGCGGCGGCAAGTCGACTGTCATCAACCTGTTGCTGCGGTATTATGACCCGCAACAGGGGCGGATCACCGTTGATGGAATAGACATTCGGGAGATCTCTCAGGATGACCTGCGCAAACGGTTCGCCCTGGTGCTGCAGGATATCATCCTCTTCCCCGGCGACGTTCGGTCGAATATCGCGCTGGATGGAGTCGCGTATCTCGATGGCCAGGTGGAGAGTGCAGCATTGACGGTGGATGCAGATCGGTTCATCCGTCGCCTTCCAAAGGGATATGGCACCGAAGTCTCTGAAAAAGGGTCGAACTTCAGCCGTGGCGAGCGGCAGCTCTTGTCGTTCGCGCGCGCGCTGGTGGTTAACCCGGATGTGTTGATCCTAGACGAAGCGACCAGTTCGGTCGATCCGGAGACCGAACGAACGATTCAAGGGTCACTGAAGAAACTGATGACGGGACGCACCTCACTGATCATCGCCCACCGATTGTCGACGATCCTCGATGTCGACCAGATATTGGTGATCCGTCGGGGCGAGATCGTTGAGCGCGGAACCCATGCGGAACTGATCCTGCAGGACGGCTACTATTCGCGGCTGTTCCATCTGCAGTTCAAGCCGCGAAATGGAGTGACTAGTCATGTTTGA
- a CDS encoding response regulator, whose product MSVLIVDDEEIIRVLATKILQRAGQATLSADTPVTGLYLVAENQSTVNLVILDYNLPGMSGMDLLGEIRKLVPNMPCIFSSGYPIEIADVPEEMRERTYYLQKPYKPQELTALVSEILGKVTTSA is encoded by the coding sequence ATGTCTGTTCTTATTGTCGATGACGAAGAGATCATCCGTGTCCTGGCTACCAAAATTCTGCAGCGCGCCGGTCAGGCGACACTCTCCGCAGATACTCCGGTAACCGGACTTTATCTTGTCGCTGAAAACCAATCCACCGTCAATCTGGTTATCCTGGATTATAATCTGCCCGGCATGTCCGGCATGGACCTGCTTGGCGAGATCAGAAAACTGGTCCCCAATATGCCCTGCATCTTTTCCAGCGGCTATCCGATCGAGATCGCCGATGTCCCCGAGGAGATGCGAGAGCGCACGTATTACCTCCAGAAGCCGTACAAGCCACAGGAACTGACCGCTCTAGTGTCCGAGATCCTGGGCAAAGTGACGACTTCCGCCTGA